One Catharus ustulatus isolate bCatUst1 chromosome 2, bCatUst1.pri.v2, whole genome shotgun sequence genomic window carries:
- the ICOSLG gene encoding ICOS ligand yields MKPPRYGFLLLLLHILKADTVLEKKNVISKLGDNATLSCIFNKNNLELKNLRLYWQIADDSYQEKCSVVHILMSGQEDNRNQCIRFKDRTQLFWDRLEHGDFSLLLLNVSQSDRNTYKCIVQNTTEYSKVIYQAEVVLSLAVSYSQPILSGPIRNSDSTGEEVTFNCRSGNGYPKPNVYWINKVNNSRLSPSETIISHDNGTFNVFSTLKVKATSNMQIECSIENEMLKENLSANYTQQKKSNGSASERDEKPEKKGRGAQAAGIIGIVFVIGLLTGLICWLWRRRSSNLVSYRDVQPREYQGGLNSPV; encoded by the exons ATGAAGCCGCCAAG GTACGGATTTCTGTTACTGCTCCTTCATATCCTGAAAGCTG ATACTGTGCTAGAAAAGAAGAACGTCATCAGTAAACTTGGAGACAACGCCACACTaagctgcatttttaataaaaacaacttGGAATTAAAAAATCTACGGTTATATTGGCAAATAGCTGATGATTCTTATCAAGAAAAGTGTTCAGTTGTGCATATACTGATGTCTGGCCAAGAGGATAACAGGAATCAGTGCATTCGCTTTAAGGACAGGACTCAGTTGTTCTGGGATAGGCTGGAACATGgtgatttttctctgctatTACTAAATGTCAGCCAGAGTGACAGAAATACATACAAATGCATAGTGCAGAACACAACTGAATATTCCAAAGTGATTTACCAGGCAGAAGTGGTTCTCAGTTTAGCAG TGAGCTACAGCCAACCAATACTCAGTGGACCAATAAGAAACAGTGACAGCACTGGAGAGGAGGTGACCTTCAACTGCAGGTCTGGCAATGGGTACCCAAAGCCCAACGTCTACTGGATCAATAAAGTGAACAACAGCCGCCTGTCTCCATCAGAAACAATCATATCCCACGACAATGGCACTTTCAACGTGTTTAGCACACTGAAGGTCAAAGCCACTTCTAACATGCAAATAGAGTGCTCCATAGAAAATGAGATGCTGAAGGAAAATCTATCAGCCAACT ACAcgcagcagaagaaaagcaatggTTCTGCCTCAGAAAGGGAcgaaaaaccagaaaaaaaaggacgAGGTGCTCAAGCAGCTGGCATCATTGGCATTGTCTTTGTGATAGGTCTGCTAACTGGGTTAatctgctggctctggaggaGGAGGTCCTCTAACCTAGTGTCCTACAGAG ATGTCCAACCAAGAGAATACCAAGGAGGACTCAACT cacCTGTCTAA